From Levilactobacillus zymae, a single genomic window includes:
- the tkt gene encoding transketolase — MLNEKAIEQQANFDAVDTQAVTAVRMLSMDMISRARSGHPGLPLGAAPMAYVLFSRHLRVDPSFPQWFNRDRFVLSAGHGSAMLYSLLNLSGFAVSRDDLMHFRQLGSKTPGHPEYGVTPGVDATTGPLGQGVGMAVGMAMAESHLAATYNRTNYPVVDHYTYTICGDGDLMEGVAAEAASLAGQLQLNKLIVLYDSNDVSLDGPLSNACHDNVGQRFMSYGWNYLRVEDGNDLTAIDTAINAAKDNQNGPTLIEVKTQIGAGSPHAGTNKVHGAPLNAEDLAATRDFYNWHNDPFTVPTEVHDRFMSTIKARGWASHQEWSNLVAHYSNAEPGLAAQFAQGISQTLPKNLAEQLPTYYKKDKLASRASGHEILQRLSAACPNLWGGSADLFSSNKTNVADGDRFSATNPAGKNLWFGVREFAEAAAMNGIALHGGSRVYGSTFFVFSDYMKGAIRLAALQKLPVIYVFTHDSLAVGEDGPTHEPVEQLAALRSIPGLTVYRPADGNETAAAWLAALQATDHPTAIVLTRQGLPTLPKPAQRVHTGVKRGGYVVADAQDQAEGILLASGSEVQVALSAQKLLADQGRDVRVVSIPSFEAFNQQSVDYREKVLPKHLRRRVAIEMASGLGWYQYTGLDGAVISQDQFGASGNGEQVIAMAGFTPERVVQTYLNLN; from the coding sequence ATGTTAAATGAAAAAGCAATTGAACAACAAGCGAATTTTGATGCAGTGGATACCCAAGCCGTCACGGCGGTCCGGATGCTCAGTATGGATATGATTTCCCGGGCCCGGTCCGGTCATCCGGGATTACCGTTGGGAGCTGCACCAATGGCTTATGTGTTATTCTCTCGTCACTTGCGAGTGGACCCATCGTTTCCTCAATGGTTTAACCGGGACCGGTTTGTGTTATCAGCGGGCCATGGTTCGGCGATGTTGTACAGCCTCCTAAATCTGAGTGGGTTTGCGGTATCGCGTGATGACTTGATGCACTTCCGGCAACTGGGAAGCAAGACGCCGGGCCATCCTGAATACGGAGTGACGCCCGGTGTTGATGCCACGACCGGTCCGCTGGGCCAGGGTGTGGGGATGGCTGTGGGGATGGCAATGGCGGAAAGTCATTTAGCGGCGACCTATAACCGAACCAATTATCCAGTGGTTGATCACTATACTTATACGATTTGCGGGGATGGCGACCTGATGGAAGGGGTTGCCGCGGAAGCCGCTAGCTTAGCTGGTCAGTTACAATTAAATAAACTAATCGTGTTGTACGATTCCAACGACGTGTCGCTGGATGGTCCGCTCAGTAACGCTTGCCACGACAACGTCGGCCAACGATTCATGAGCTATGGCTGGAACTACTTACGGGTGGAAGACGGCAACGATTTGACGGCAATCGATACGGCGATCAATGCCGCTAAAGACAATCAAAACGGACCAACCTTAATCGAAGTGAAGACGCAGATTGGAGCGGGGAGTCCCCATGCCGGGACGAACAAAGTTCATGGCGCACCATTAAACGCCGAAGATCTGGCTGCCACTCGGGATTTTTACAACTGGCATAACGACCCGTTCACGGTACCTACGGAGGTGCACGACCGCTTCATGAGCACGATTAAGGCCCGGGGCTGGGCCAGTCACCAAGAATGGTCCAACCTGGTAGCCCACTATTCTAACGCTGAACCTGGCTTAGCCGCTCAGTTTGCGCAGGGAATCAGTCAGACCCTACCGAAGAATCTGGCCGAACAATTACCAACTTATTATAAAAAAGATAAATTAGCTTCCCGGGCGAGTGGTCACGAAATCCTCCAACGGTTAAGTGCCGCATGCCCGAACTTATGGGGCGGCTCGGCGGACCTCTTTAGTTCTAATAAGACGAACGTGGCGGACGGGGATCGGTTTAGTGCAACTAATCCAGCAGGGAAGAACCTCTGGTTTGGGGTACGTGAATTTGCCGAAGCAGCTGCGATGAATGGGATTGCCTTGCATGGCGGTAGCCGGGTTTACGGATCGACGTTCTTTGTTTTCTCCGATTATATGAAGGGGGCCATTCGACTGGCAGCTCTGCAGAAGTTGCCCGTGATTTACGTCTTTACCCATGATTCCTTAGCCGTGGGGGAAGATGGACCGACCCACGAACCCGTAGAACAATTGGCGGCGTTGCGGTCGATTCCAGGACTGACGGTTTACCGGCCAGCGGATGGTAATGAAACCGCGGCAGCCTGGTTGGCAGCACTGCAGGCCACGGACCATCCGACCGCCATTGTCTTGACGCGTCAGGGCTTACCGACGCTTCCTAAACCAGCGCAACGTGTTCACACGGGAGTTAAACGCGGTGGCTATGTCGTTGCCGATGCTCAGGACCAAGCTGAAGGGATTCTACTGGCTTCCGGGTCCGAAGTTCAGGTGGCCTTAAGTGCCCAGAAACTGTTGGCCGATCAGGGCCGCGACGTCCGGGTAGTATCAATCCCGAGCTTTGAAGCTTTCAATCAACAGTCGGTTGACTACCGGGAGAAGGTTCTGCCTAAGCACTTGCGGCGGCGGGTAGCCATTGAAATGGCTAGCGGTTTGGGATGGTACCAATACACCGGGTTAGATGGTGCGGTTATCTCTCAAGACCAATTTGGCGCCAGTGGTAACGGCGAGCAAGTGATTGCCATGGCCGGATTCACACCGGAACGAGTGGTACAGACTTATCTCAATTTAAACTAG
- a CDS encoding aldo/keto reductase — MYVADEHRYEKMPIRRAGNTGFQLPAISFGMWHSFGENANYADTRDIMLKAFDAGIFSFDLAANYGPGTGAAERLFGQVFHREMAAYRDEMVISTKAGFHMWPGPYGQMSSRKALIASLDQSLERMGLDYVDIYYSHRFDAETSPEETAVALDDLVKQGKTLYVGISNYTAPQAMAMVKIFKELHTPFVMDQVSYNLLNQTAAQDGLFDRMRENNAGIMAYGPLAEGLLTDKYLDGIPDDVSVHWSSRFIFKDGRDKVWHQLQALNQIAHSRGQKLAHMALAWLLHDPVVTSVITGASKADHLYENVKAVQNLKFDPEELAAIDKILKA; from the coding sequence ATGTACGTAGCAGATGAACACCGATACGAAAAAATGCCGATTCGGCGCGCGGGGAATACGGGTTTTCAACTTCCGGCCATTTCCTTTGGTATGTGGCACAGCTTTGGCGAAAACGCCAATTACGCCGATACACGCGATATTATGTTAAAGGCGTTTGATGCCGGCATTTTCAGTTTCGATTTGGCGGCCAATTACGGGCCTGGTACCGGTGCAGCTGAACGACTTTTCGGCCAAGTCTTTCACCGTGAAATGGCTGCTTACCGTGATGAAATGGTTATTAGTACCAAGGCGGGCTTTCACATGTGGCCCGGGCCTTATGGCCAGATGAGTTCGCGTAAGGCGTTGATTGCGTCGCTAGACCAGTCACTAGAGCGAATGGGATTGGACTACGTCGACATTTACTATAGTCACCGGTTTGATGCCGAGACGTCTCCCGAGGAAACGGCTGTGGCCTTGGATGATCTGGTCAAGCAAGGAAAGACGTTGTACGTGGGAATTTCCAACTACACGGCCCCGCAGGCGATGGCCATGGTCAAGATCTTTAAAGAGCTACACACGCCGTTCGTGATGGATCAAGTCTCCTACAACCTGCTAAATCAAACGGCCGCTCAAGACGGCTTATTCGATCGGATGCGGGAAAATAACGCCGGCATCATGGCGTACGGGCCGTTAGCGGAGGGCCTACTAACCGACAAATATCTGGATGGTATTCCGGATGACGTCAGTGTTCATTGGTCGAGTCGGTTCATCTTTAAGGATGGTCGGGATAAGGTTTGGCACCAACTTCAGGCGCTGAACCAGATCGCTCATAGTCGGGGGCAGAAGCTGGCGCACATGGCGTTGGCTTGGTTACTGCACGATCCCGTAGTCACCAGTGTGATCACCGGAGCGTCCAAGGCGGATCACCTTTACGAAAACGTGAAGGCGGTTCAAAATTTGAAATTTGATCCGGAAGAGTTAGCCGCAATTGATAAGATTCTCAAAGCGTAA
- the murQ gene encoding N-acetylmuramic acid 6-phosphate etherase → MQLDEILTEQRNHRSTHIDREPTLDMVATINREDQRVARAVQKQLPQIAAAIDAAYPKFDQGGRLIYIGAGTSGRLGVIDATELQPTYGLTAQQTFGLIAGGPRALTQTVQAAEDSPELAQTDLDAVHLTTDDVVVASAASGQTPYTVAALRYAQEQGALGIGFSCIAESPVARLADYPITPVVGPEVITGATLLKAGTAEKMVLNMLSTGIMIKTGKVYQNLMINVVPTNDKTFERSKKIIAEATQTSTLAAERALDRANNNVPLAIVLIETKGTIAEAKELLATTNGHVSQAVKLSDDRH, encoded by the coding sequence ATGCAATTAGATGAAATCTTAACGGAACAGCGAAATCACCGTTCGACCCATATCGATCGGGAGCCCACGTTAGATATGGTGGCGACGATCAACCGTGAGGATCAGCGCGTAGCCAGAGCGGTGCAGAAACAGCTGCCCCAGATTGCGGCGGCAATCGATGCGGCTTACCCCAAGTTTGACCAGGGGGGGCGGCTAATCTACATTGGTGCCGGAACATCCGGACGGTTGGGCGTAATTGATGCGACGGAATTACAACCGACGTACGGACTGACCGCTCAACAGACGTTTGGCTTGATTGCTGGGGGCCCCCGAGCGTTAACCCAAACGGTCCAAGCGGCGGAAGACTCGCCGGAGTTAGCCCAAACGGACCTCGATGCGGTTCATCTCACCACCGATGATGTAGTGGTCGCTAGCGCGGCGTCTGGTCAGACCCCTTATACCGTGGCCGCATTGCGGTACGCCCAAGAACAAGGGGCATTAGGGATTGGGTTTTCGTGTATCGCCGAGAGTCCCGTGGCCCGGTTAGCGGACTATCCAATTACGCCGGTTGTCGGTCCAGAAGTGATTACTGGAGCCACGCTGTTAAAGGCGGGAACGGCCGAAAAGATGGTGCTCAACATGCTGTCGACCGGGATTATGATCAAGACCGGGAAGGTTTACCAGAACCTGATGATTAACGTGGTACCGACTAACGATAAAACGTTTGAACGGTCCAAGAAGATCATTGCGGAAGCGACGCAAACCTCGACGTTAGCAGCTGAACGGGCCCTAGATCGGGCAAACAACAACGTGCCATTGGCCATTGTGCTGATCGAGACCAAGGGAACCATTGCGGAGGCCAAAGAATTACTGGCGACCACGAATGGCCACGTCTCGCAGGCCGTTAAGTTGAGTGACGATCGCCACTAA
- a CDS encoding DUF1002 domain-containing protein, with the protein MNAKRLLLGLATITAAMALGGHAVVGHADTTDATSSSVVSDSSSTTSDSGSAVQTKALSKAYVVYGAGLASEDKDTVASALGVKSNYTALTATGSDYAQYLNSAGTTDASMISSVALAPADPGSGVKVNIAKYNGSDNITQVTAQQYAMVATMAGVKDVIITVTADKSVSGESALTGVYKALAADGLTLNAENTQAANGVLDATQPAINSNSSDKKYPGKLMAAVGSVSSDLAKQRQNGNDLATKADIEAMLQKALAKQGITNQTTQTQINNISIALSKVQQAPVSTSKNYVSNVKNVANNLANSIGNKMASVKDFANSADAKQAENFIARIWHQIVSFFTGLFN; encoded by the coding sequence ATGAACGCCAAACGACTTTTACTGGGTCTTGCCACGATTACGGCAGCGATGGCCTTAGGCGGCCATGCCGTGGTTGGCCATGCCGACACGACCGATGCCACCAGCAGTTCGGTGGTTAGTGATAGTAGTTCAACGACTAGTGATAGTGGGAGCGCCGTCCAAACCAAAGCGCTTTCGAAGGCTTATGTGGTCTACGGGGCCGGATTAGCTAGTGAAGATAAGGATACCGTTGCTTCAGCGCTTGGCGTCAAGTCCAACTACACGGCGCTAACGGCGACGGGGAGTGATTACGCCCAGTACCTCAATTCGGCGGGGACCACGGATGCCAGCATGATTAGCTCGGTGGCGTTAGCACCGGCCGATCCGGGGTCGGGGGTTAAGGTGAACATCGCTAAGTATAATGGTAGTGATAACATTACTCAGGTGACGGCGCAGCAATATGCCATGGTGGCAACCATGGCCGGGGTTAAGGATGTCATCATTACGGTGACCGCCGATAAGTCAGTATCGGGAGAATCCGCGTTGACGGGGGTCTACAAGGCCTTGGCGGCGGATGGATTAACCCTCAACGCTGAGAATACTCAGGCGGCCAACGGGGTTTTGGACGCTACGCAACCAGCAATTAATTCGAACAGTAGCGATAAAAAGTACCCGGGTAAATTGATGGCGGCGGTGGGATCCGTTTCTTCCGATCTTGCTAAGCAACGCCAAAATGGCAATGACTTGGCAACGAAAGCGGACATCGAAGCGATGCTCCAAAAGGCGTTAGCCAAGCAAGGAATTACCAATCAAACAACTCAGACCCAGATTAATAATATTTCAATTGCCTTGAGTAAGGTACAACAAGCACCGGTTTCGACCAGTAAGAATTATGTGTCTAACGTTAAAAACGTGGCGAATAATCTGGCCAATAGTATCGGCAATAAGATGGCCAGTGTTAAGGACTTTGCGAATAGCGCGGACGCCAAGCAGGCTGAAAACTTTATTGCTCGGATTTGGCACCAGATTGTGAGCTTCTTTACCGGACTATTTAATTAA
- the rbsK gene encoding ribokinase gives MANHVTVLGSLNVDTTLRLARMPQPGETLSTENKTSAAGGKGANQAVAAARAGAETRFIGKVGNDGAGQFMVESLDNDHIDTSAIVTDKTVGTGSAFILLDEAGQNSILVYGGSNQQLKSEEVTAVEGEIAKADFLIAQFETPQAATLTAFTIAKQHDVVTILNPAPAAKIDPAILKVTDLVVPNETESAILTGIEVTDVASMDANAKKFQEMGVKNLIITVGSKGAYYSTPAGSGFVPAFKVKAVDTTAAGDTFIGALSSQLKTDLSNIETALVFAQRASSLTVQGLGAMPSIPTYDQVIAASQK, from the coding sequence ATGGCAAATCATGTGACAGTTTTAGGGAGTTTAAACGTCGATACGACATTACGGCTTGCGCGGATGCCGCAACCGGGAGAAACGTTGTCAACAGAAAACAAGACCAGTGCAGCTGGGGGTAAGGGTGCTAACCAAGCCGTTGCCGCAGCGCGGGCTGGTGCCGAAACGCGGTTCATCGGTAAAGTTGGGAACGACGGTGCTGGGCAATTCATGGTAGAGTCGTTGGATAACGACCACATTGATACCAGTGCCATTGTCACGGATAAAACGGTCGGAACTGGTTCGGCGTTTATCTTGTTGGACGAAGCTGGTCAGAACAGTATTCTGGTTTATGGTGGGTCTAACCAACAGCTCAAGTCCGAAGAAGTGACGGCCGTGGAAGGTGAGATTGCCAAGGCAGATTTCCTCATCGCCCAATTTGAAACGCCCCAAGCCGCAACCTTAACGGCCTTCACGATTGCTAAGCAACATGACGTGGTGACGATCCTGAACCCGGCACCGGCTGCTAAGATTGATCCGGCCATCTTGAAGGTGACGGATCTAGTGGTGCCAAACGAAACCGAAAGTGCCATCTTAACGGGAATTGAGGTTACCGACGTGGCCTCGATGGATGCTAACGCCAAGAAGTTCCAAGAAATGGGCGTTAAGAACCTGATTATTACGGTGGGGAGCAAGGGGGCTTACTACTCCACGCCAGCTGGTTCCGGTTTTGTGCCAGCCTTTAAGGTCAAGGCTGTGGACACGACGGCGGCCGGTGATACCTTCATTGGGGCGTTAAGCTCACAATTGAAGACTGACCTGAGCAATATTGAAACGGCTCTGGTCTTTGCCCAACGGGCTAGTTCTTTAACCGTTCAGGGTCTGGGTGCGATGCCTTCGATCCCAACTTATGACCAAGTGATTGCTGCGAGTCAAAAGTAA
- the rbsR gene encoding ribose utilization transcriptional repressor RbsR has product MTRKVTIRDLAEAAGVSVTTVSQILNGKGERFSLETRQRVHQLQEKMGYVPDFNARNLIMKSAQTIGVVVPNLGNPFFSMFIQGVQAACRERKFIPLIFGANHDQELESYYLQELIKRAVDGLIIASASITGEAIDNILKKNGIPYLLIDQNGGPSLDRIRIDDTRGGQLAAQHLLDLGHRKIAVIMPAQPTQNLTVRLAGFRQTLRAAGVTLPTENVILSPMTKLGGYQAATAVIAQHPTAVFAINDETALGLIRGLHEQGLRVPEDISVLGYDDIDLDDYVVPKLSSVHQPVVTMGEQATELLINRIRNRRQSGQTVDLPVDLRQRESTGPVTDQN; this is encoded by the coding sequence ATGACACGAAAAGTAACGATTCGAGATCTCGCCGAAGCAGCTGGTGTTTCGGTGACCACGGTCTCACAGATTTTAAACGGTAAGGGTGAACGCTTTAGCCTAGAGACCCGGCAGCGGGTTCATCAACTGCAAGAGAAGATGGGCTACGTGCCCGATTTTAACGCCCGAAATTTAATCATGAAGTCCGCCCAAACGATTGGGGTCGTGGTACCGAACTTGGGGAATCCCTTCTTTAGTATGTTCATTCAAGGGGTTCAGGCCGCCTGTCGTGAGCGGAAATTCATTCCCCTGATATTTGGTGCCAACCATGATCAGGAACTCGAAAGTTACTATTTGCAGGAGTTGATTAAACGGGCGGTCGATGGGTTGATTATCGCGAGTGCCTCCATTACCGGCGAGGCAATCGACAATATCCTGAAGAAAAACGGTATTCCGTACCTGTTGATCGATCAAAATGGGGGCCCGAGTTTGGACCGCATTCGGATCGATGATACCCGGGGAGGTCAACTGGCGGCCCAACACCTTTTGGACTTGGGACACCGGAAGATTGCCGTCATCATGCCAGCTCAGCCTACACAAAACTTGACGGTACGACTAGCCGGATTTCGGCAAACACTACGGGCGGCTGGGGTGACCCTGCCCACCGAAAACGTGATTCTATCGCCCATGACTAAGTTAGGCGGGTATCAGGCTGCCACAGCCGTGATTGCACAGCACCCAACGGCTGTTTTTGCCATCAACGATGAAACCGCCTTGGGTCTAATTCGGGGGTTACACGAACAGGGACTCCGGGTGCCGGAAGACATATCGGTCTTGGGGTATGATGATATCGACCTGGACGACTACGTGGTTCCTAAGTTGAGTAGTGTTCATCAGCCGGTGGTGACGATGGGGGAGCAGGCCACGGAACTCCTGATCAACCGAATCCGGAATCGGCGGCAAAGTGGGCAGACCGTTGACTTGCCGGTAGATTTACGGCAACGGGAGAGTACGGGACCGGTGACAGACCAGAATTAA
- a CDS encoding peptide ABC transporter substrate-binding protein, with protein sequence MILNGKHVGVLVGVSLLVMGGLAACGKSSSSSSSKGLATQQTVKLSAKSEVTTLDVSKAADSTSLTMLYHTQEGLFRLGKNEKLVNALATKTTVTNGGKRYIFKLRKTNRWNDGKPVTARDFVYSWQRTANPKTASEYAYLMAGIKNFNQVQAGKLAPSQLGVKALGNYRLEVTLSKPVAYFKLLLAFPTFFPQEKSVVVKEGSHYGHSGNATAYDGPFKMAKWTGTSQSWKLVKNPKFWDHKQIHLQSMNFQVVADPSTGLSLYQKKALDATTLDGTQVANLKNNADMKTFVGGTTYYMQMNQKRVKALKNVKVRQALSLAINKQQLASHVLRDGSKAPLGFVSQNLTQNPRTKADFAKDAYVKQGVAYDLPQAKRLLKAGLKATGTKQLDLTLMCDDLSVTKTVAQYIQAELEKLPNVKVSLNTLPYKTRLSRSNSGNFDLVLSSWGADFADPINFLSLMTTGNTNNNGSFSDARYDALIKKSENQDANRPATRYHDLVQAEKRLMAQQGVIPLYQPATVELWNPKVTGYVWNPAGMSRGYQWMAVEK encoded by the coding sequence GTGATTTTGAACGGAAAACACGTTGGCGTTTTAGTAGGAGTAAGTCTGCTAGTTATGGGGGGACTGGCGGCTTGTGGGAAGTCTTCTTCGAGCAGTTCGTCGAAGGGGCTGGCCACCCAACAAACGGTTAAGTTGTCGGCCAAGTCGGAGGTCACGACCTTAGACGTGTCGAAGGCGGCTGATTCAACTAGCTTAACCATGCTGTATCATACCCAAGAAGGACTTTTTCGATTAGGTAAGAATGAGAAGCTCGTGAACGCCCTGGCGACGAAGACCACGGTAACCAACGGGGGCAAGCGGTACATTTTTAAGTTGCGTAAGACTAACCGCTGGAACGATGGCAAACCGGTGACGGCCCGAGATTTTGTGTACTCGTGGCAACGGACGGCGAACCCCAAGACTGCCTCGGAATACGCCTACCTGATGGCCGGGATCAAGAACTTTAACCAGGTTCAAGCGGGGAAGTTAGCGCCTAGCCAGTTGGGCGTCAAGGCTTTAGGTAACTACCGGTTGGAAGTGACGTTAAGTAAGCCGGTTGCGTACTTTAAGCTGTTACTGGCCTTTCCCACCTTTTTCCCACAAGAAAAGAGCGTTGTAGTCAAGGAAGGGAGTCATTACGGTCATTCGGGGAACGCGACGGCTTACGATGGGCCGTTTAAGATGGCCAAGTGGACCGGAACCTCGCAGAGCTGGAAGTTGGTCAAGAACCCGAAGTTCTGGGATCACAAACAAATTCACCTGCAAAGCATGAATTTCCAGGTGGTAGCCGATCCGTCGACCGGACTCAGCCTGTACCAGAAGAAGGCTCTGGACGCGACAACCCTGGATGGAACCCAGGTGGCTAACCTTAAGAACAATGCCGACATGAAGACGTTTGTGGGGGGCACCACCTACTACATGCAGATGAACCAAAAGCGGGTGAAGGCCCTGAAGAACGTTAAGGTCCGTCAAGCATTATCGTTAGCCATTAACAAGCAACAGTTGGCCAGTCACGTTTTGCGGGATGGGTCCAAGGCCCCATTAGGTTTTGTTTCGCAAAACCTAACCCAAAATCCACGGACCAAGGCGGACTTCGCTAAAGACGCTTACGTTAAGCAGGGTGTGGCTTACGATTTGCCGCAGGCTAAGCGGTTATTAAAAGCCGGGCTGAAGGCCACCGGGACTAAGCAATTGGACCTAACTTTGATGTGTGATGATTTGTCGGTAACCAAGACCGTGGCCCAATACATTCAGGCCGAGTTGGAGAAATTGCCGAACGTCAAGGTATCGTTGAATACGTTGCCGTATAAGACGCGGTTGAGCCGGTCAAACTCCGGTAACTTCGATTTGGTATTGTCGAGCTGGGGAGCCGATTTCGCGGATCCCATTAACTTCTTGTCGTTAATGACCACGGGGAACACGAACAATAACGGTAGCTTTAGTGATGCTCGGTACGACGCCTTGATTAAAAAATCTGAAAATCAGGACGCTAACCGCCCGGCAACCCGGTATCACGACCTCGTGCAAGCCGAAAAACGGTTGATGGCCCAACAAGGGGTGATCCCGCTGTATCAACCGGCCACGGTGGAACTTTGGAATCCGAAGGTCACAGGCTATGTGTGGAACCCTGCCGGCATGAGTCGGGGATACCAATGGATGGCCGTTGAAAAATAA
- a CDS encoding C40 family peptidase, with the protein MEIRRVIVPTAIVWAAPTKLKAAQAYLKAPDITTWLAQLSTADQEALASQDVIVTQALLNDRVILDQVKGDWAHVFVKRQATHLERRGYPGWVPLTQLSADDQELDYPTTTVRLVQAQTSLLDEQGQTVAQLPLGTVLTTTGQDSQQIQVLTPLGAGKISAQAAQLTVGGVNDGDRLLALGREFLGTPYLWGGITPQGFDCSGLVYALHRALGYAIPRDAQDQFTNGYPIAPEALAPGDLVFFAADHGTGTVHHVSIYAGKGQMLHAPKPGESVTLTPLCRVPYAAEYVGARRFWQ; encoded by the coding sequence ATGGAAATTCGACGGGTAATAGTGCCCACGGCAATTGTGTGGGCCGCACCAACCAAATTAAAGGCGGCACAGGCCTATTTGAAGGCGCCAGATATAACCACTTGGTTGGCACAGTTAAGTACGGCGGATCAAGAGGCCTTGGCTAGTCAAGACGTCATTGTCACGCAAGCGCTCTTGAACGATCGCGTCATCTTGGATCAAGTGAAGGGCGACTGGGCGCACGTTTTCGTGAAGCGGCAAGCCACTCATCTGGAACGCCGCGGCTATCCTGGCTGGGTCCCGTTGACCCAACTTTCCGCTGACGATCAGGAGTTAGATTATCCCACGACCACGGTACGGTTGGTCCAGGCACAAACGTCGTTATTAGATGAACAGGGGCAGACCGTTGCCCAGTTACCTTTAGGCACGGTCCTGACCACCACGGGACAGGATTCCCAGCAAATACAGGTGCTGACGCCCTTAGGTGCCGGGAAAATTAGTGCTCAAGCCGCTCAATTGACAGTGGGCGGTGTCAACGATGGTGACCGGCTCCTCGCATTGGGGCGAGAATTTTTAGGAACGCCATACCTTTGGGGCGGCATTACGCCTCAAGGATTTGATTGTTCCGGATTGGTCTATGCGTTACACCGAGCACTGGGTTACGCCATTCCACGGGATGCGCAAGATCAATTTACCAATGGTTATCCAATCGCGCCTGAAGCCTTAGCTCCCGGAGACCTGGTCTTCTTTGCTGCCGATCATGGGACGGGGACCGTGCATCACGTTAGCATCTACGCGGGGAAGGGGCAGATGTTGCACGCTCCTAAGCCGGGGGAATCCGTTACGCTGACGCCGCTTTGTCGCGTACCATACGCGGCAGAGTACGTGGGAGCTCGGCGGTTCTGGCAATAA